From Terriglobia bacterium, a single genomic window includes:
- a CDS encoding SPOR domain-containing protein, which yields MIRIAIVIGLVLCSGERAMAQAAQAAEVRTEARVFEVNRSRLKELGIPARAVSAERLESDFIINISESSLKALIPGPRLRLLQSFQLTTVGETPAEFRISSRVASTQSSAESQRLDVGFDFRLLTRVSLKREIAMTLISQAKIRNLGADGAESASPISGQAIRHEITTAEGASVAAGGFITEMDTQQLSRIGTLHQSPVFSYLFSPANEDQPELVVVLTPHLVRVFDVPVPSSVVRVVQPPVRSAVAPAPRKADLQTAQYTVQAAAFRTEARAGAYAMELSKEYPDVFVDTLETAAPGYLRYRVRVGHLPTIHAAKELENQLRGEGLEPFVAMLN from the coding sequence ATGATTCGAATAGCGATCGTTATCGGCCTCGTCCTCTGCAGCGGGGAACGCGCAATGGCGCAGGCCGCCCAGGCGGCGGAAGTTCGAACCGAAGCAAGAGTGTTCGAAGTGAATCGGAGCCGGTTGAAGGAACTCGGGATCCCGGCGCGAGCCGTCTCTGCTGAACGGCTCGAGTCGGATTTCATCATCAATATTTCGGAAAGTTCACTAAAGGCCTTAATACCTGGTCCCCGATTAAGACTGCTGCAAAGCTTTCAGCTGACGACCGTCGGCGAAACTCCGGCAGAGTTCCGCATCAGTTCGCGTGTCGCATCCACTCAGTCATCAGCAGAATCTCAGCGGCTCGATGTCGGATTCGATTTTCGCTTGTTGACGCGAGTCAGCCTCAAACGCGAGATCGCGATGACGCTTATCAGCCAGGCGAAGATACGGAACCTCGGAGCCGACGGGGCTGAATCGGCGTCCCCGATATCGGGACAGGCGATCCGGCATGAAATCACGACGGCGGAAGGGGCCAGCGTCGCTGCCGGCGGATTCATTACGGAGATGGACACTCAGCAGTTGTCGAGAATCGGAACGCTGCACCAAAGCCCCGTCTTCAGCTATCTTTTCTCGCCGGCAAATGAGGATCAGCCGGAGTTGGTCGTCGTCCTCACTCCGCATCTCGTGCGGGTTTTCGACGTTCCGGTTCCGTCTTCAGTGGTCCGCGTCGTCCAGCCGCCCGTTCGATCCGCAGTCGCGCCGGCGCCAAGGAAAGCAGACCTCCAAACCGCTCAATATACGGTACAGGCCGCCGCTTTCAGAACTGAAGCCAGAGCAGGCGCTTACGCCATGGAATTGAGCAAGGAATATCCCGATGTTTTCGTCGATACCTTGGAAACTGCGGCGCCAGGATACCTTCGTTACCGGGTCCGTGTCGGCCACCTGCCGACTATACATGCGGCAAAAGAACTCGAAAATCAATTACGCGGCGAAGGCCTGGAACCGTTCGTGGCCATGCTGAATTAG
- a CDS encoding YdcF family protein has protein sequence MIPRVFKWGTLVALAILIGLLGYGAYLYGQIRDWAVRDEAHPADAIVILGAAQYNGHPSPVLKARLDHAFDLYRRGFAQTIITTGSYGPDPNFSEAQVSTRYLVQRGVDMANIITEQASGTTYDTIQAASALLKAKGWKTALVVSDGFHLYRANRMFTDNGIVTYTSPAPNSPIEVEASQRFWHSLREVVLFSAYRWMDLYIHS, from the coding sequence ATGATCCCGCGGGTCTTCAAATGGGGCACGCTCGTGGCTCTTGCCATATTGATCGGCCTGCTGGGTTACGGCGCCTATCTCTACGGACAGATTCGCGATTGGGCCGTGCGAGATGAAGCGCATCCTGCAGACGCCATCGTTATTCTGGGCGCCGCTCAATACAACGGTCACCCGTCCCCGGTTCTCAAGGCGCGCCTGGATCATGCCTTTGACCTCTATCGGCGCGGCTTTGCCCAGACCATTATCACAACCGGGAGTTATGGACCCGATCCGAACTTCTCGGAAGCTCAGGTCAGCACGAGGTATCTCGTTCAGCGCGGCGTCGACATGGCCAACATCATCACGGAACAGGCAAGCGGCACGACCTACGACACCATCCAGGCAGCGTCGGCTCTGTTGAAGGCAAAAGGGTGGAAAACCGCGCTTGTCGTCAGTGACGGTTTTCACCTCTATCGCGCGAACAGGATGTTCACCGACAACGGCATTGTCACCTACACTTCTCCCGCACCCAACAGTCCCATCGAAGTTGAAGCGTCGCAGCGTTTCTGGCACAGCTTGCGGGAAGTCGTGCTGTTTTCCGCCTACCGCTGGATGGATCTATATATTCATTCCTAA